The following DNA comes from Mesorhizobium sp. B2-1-8.
GCAATTTGACCTTCCGCTTGGTGAACGCGTCATTCGGCGACAGTCCGGCCGGTCCATTGCCCTCGGACAGCGCGTTCCTTTTCCAGCTCGGTGCGTGCGAGGATCTCGAGCGCCGCATCGACGACCGGCTTCACCTCAAGACGCCAGACGCAGCACGCCTTGCTGGGATCGGTTCGGCGACACAAATCCCTGGCCACGCAATCGCACGGCATTGGCGGCCGGAGCACGATGCTGGGCACGCCGACAGGTCCCCAGCGTGCCGGATGCGTCAGGCCGAAAAGGCCGACAACCGGGGTGCCCGCGGCAGCGGCCATGTGCATAGGGCCGCTTTCGTTGCCGAGAAACAGCCGGGCCCGTTCCAGGACCGCCAGCAGGCTCTCGAGTGACAGCGCTCCAACCAGATCGACCACCGGCGCCGCCGTCCCGGTAACGATCCGTGCGGCGGTTTCACGTTCGTCAGGCCCTCCCACCAGGACGACACCCAGTCCGGTTTCGGCCGCAATCTCGTCAATCGCCTGGGCAAACCGTTCCGGCTGCCATTGCCGGCCCTTGAAACTCGCGCCCGCATGGACGGCGACGAAGGCGTTCGAGTGGATATGGTGCCCGTCCAGAAGCACCAAGGCTTTCGCGGCCTCGGACGGCAACGGCTGGATGCTCGGTACCGTCACGCGCAGATCGATGCCGAGCGCTTCAAGCGGGGAGAGGTAGCGATAGACAAAATGCTGGCCGCCAAACCCAAATGGTCTGGCAAACACATTGGCGGGCTGCCTCTCCAACAGCTTCAGCGGCCTCTCGGGAGGATTGTAGCCGATACGTGTCCTGGCGTTGACGAAGCCGCTGACCACCCGAGAGGTCTTGGAATCGGTCAAATCGATCGTCAGGTCGAAATGGAAGCGGCGCAGCGCCCGCACCACGGCATAGAGCTCTTTTCCACGCTCCAGCGGGTTGCCTCGAATGCGGGCTCGCCTGAACGCAACCACCTCGGAAGCGATGCCATGCGCAACCACAAAGCTCTCGAAGTGGGCTTCGCAGAGGAACACGATCCTGGCACCGGGAAATTCGAGCTGCAGGTTTCCGGCGAGCGTCGAGGCGAGGACGATATCGCCTATGAACTTCGTTTGAATAATCAGGATCGAGCGGAACGGAGCGGGTGACATCTAAAACGTCTGTTTCCGGAGACAATTGGCGGTCATCCGCAAATTGATCGCAAACAATGTCGAGATTGCGCTCATGTCGCCAGTACGTCCGCGTGAGTTTTCATACAAACCGCAAGCTTCGTACCGGTCTATCCGTGTCCTACCTTTGCCGCCTGCACAGCGGCCTGCGCCGCAGCCAGCCTGGCGATCGGCACGCGATAGGGTGAGCAGGAGACGTAGTCGAGCCCGACCTCCTCGCAGAAGCGGATCGACGAAGGATCACCGCCATGCTCGCCGCAGATGCCAAGCTTGATGCTGGGCCGCGTCGCCCTGCCCTTTTGCGCCGCCATGCGCACCAGTTCACCGACGCCGTCAATGTCGAGAGAGACGAACGGATCCTGCTCGATGATGCCCTTCTGGCGGTAGGTTTCCAGGAAGGAGGCCGCATCGTCGCGCGAGATGCCGAAGGTTGTCTGGGTGAGGTCGTTGGTACCGAAGGAGAAGAACTCGGCCGTCTCGGCGATGACATGGGCGCGGATCGCCGCGCGGGGGAGCTCAATCATGGTCCCAGTGAGGTAATCAATCTTGACGCCGCTCTCGTCCATGACGCTCTTGGCGACCGCATCGATGCGCGCCTTCACATAATCGAGTTCCTTCACCAGGCCGACCAGCGGCACCATGATCTCGGGCACCACCAGTGCGCCGGCTTTCTTGCCGGCCTCGACGGCCGCCTCGAAAATGGCGCGCGCCTGCATTTCGGCGATCTCGGGGTAAGACACGGCCAACCGGCAGCCGCGATGGCCGAGCATCGGGTTGAATTCGTGCAGCGCCTCGGTGCGCTGCCTAAGCTTGTCGGGCGACACATTCATCACGGCCGCGACTTCGGCGATTTCGGCCTCGGTCTTGGGCAGGAATTCGTGCAGCGGCGGATCGAGCAGGCGGATCGTCACCGGCAGGCCGGCCATGATCTCGAACAGTTCCAGGAAATCCGAGCGCTGCATGGGCAGAAGCTTGGCCAACGCGGCGCGCCGGTCCTTCTCGGTGTCGGCCAGGATCATCTCGCGCATGGCGACGATGCGGGCGCCGTCGAAGAACATGTGCTCGGTGCGGCATAGCCCTATGCCTTCGGCGCCGAAGGAGCGCGCCATGCGGGCGTCGAGCGGCGTTTCGGCGTTGGTGCGCACCTTCATGCGGCGCACCGCGTCCGCCCACTCCATGATGGCGGCGAAATCGCCTGACAGTTCCGGCTGCAGCATCGCCACGGCGCCCTTGAGCACCTGGCCGTTGCCGCCGTCGATGGTGATGATGTCACCCTTGCGGAAGGTCTGTCCCATCGAGATCAGCGTGCCGGCCCTGTAATCGACACGCAGCGAGCCGGCGCCGGACACACAAGGCTTGCCCATGCCGCGCGCGACCACCGCGGCGTGGCTGGTCATGCCGCCGCGCGTGGTCAGGATACCCTCGGCCGCATGCATGCCGTGGATATCTTCCGGACTGGTCTCTATGCGCACCAGGATCGCCTTGCGCCCTTGCGCCTTGAGATCCTCGGCATCGCCGGAGGAAAAGACGATCTCGCCGGTGGCGGCCCCGGGAGACGCCGGCAGGCCGACACCGATCACGTCGCGCGCTGCTTCTGGGTCGATGGTCGGGTGCAGCAACTGGTCGAGCGAAGCCGGATCGATGCGCGCGACCGCCTCTTCCTTGGTGATCAGCCTGTCCCTGGCCATCTCGACGGCGATCCTGAGCGCCGCTTTGGCGGTCCGCTTGCCGGACCTTGTCTGCAGCATCCACAATTTGCCGCGCTCGATGGTGAATTCGAGGTCCTGCATGTCGCGGTAGTGCTTTTCCAGGCTGTCGGAGATGGTGACGAAG
Coding sequences within:
- a CDS encoding glycosyltransferase family 9 protein, which codes for MSPAPFRSILIIQTKFIGDIVLASTLAGNLQLEFPGARIVFLCEAHFESFVVAHGIASEVVAFRRARIRGNPLERGKELYAVVRALRRFHFDLTIDLTDSKTSRVVSGFVNARTRIGYNPPERPLKLLERQPANVFARPFGFGGQHFVYRYLSPLEALGIDLRVTVPSIQPLPSEAAKALVLLDGHHIHSNAFVAVHAGASFKGRQWQPERFAQAIDEIAAETGLGVVLVGGPDERETAARIVTGTAAPVVDLVGALSLESLLAVLERARLFLGNESGPMHMAAAAGTPVVGLFGLTHPARWGPVGVPSIVLRPPMPCDCVARDLCRRTDPSKACCVWRLEVKPVVDAALEILARTELEKERAVRGQWTGRTVAE
- the ppdK gene encoding pyruvate, phosphate dikinase — encoded protein: MTKWVFTFGDGAAEGRAGDRNLLGGKGANLAEMCSLGLPVPPGFTITTEVCNAYYANGRTYPAGLEADVAVALDHIGRLTGRRFGDPSKLLLVSVRSGARASMPGMMDTVLNLGLNDETVEALASDSGDARFAYDSYRRFIQMYSDVVMGLDHEVFEEILEDQKASLGHELDTELTAIEWQGVIALYKAKVEEELGKPFPQDPHEQLWGAIGAVFSSWMNNRAITYRRLHDIPESWGTAVNVQAMVFGNMGETSATGVAFTRNPSTGEKQLYGEFLVNAQGEDVVAGIRTPQNITEAARIAAGSDKPSLQKLMPDAFRSFVTISDSLEKHYRDMQDLEFTIERGKLWMLQTRSGKRTAKAALRIAVEMARDRLITKEEAVARIDPASLDQLLHPTIDPEAARDVIGVGLPASPGAATGEIVFSSGDAEDLKAQGRKAILVRIETSPEDIHGMHAAEGILTTRGGMTSHAAVVARGMGKPCVSGAGSLRVDYRAGTLISMGQTFRKGDIITIDGGNGQVLKGAVAMLQPELSGDFAAIMEWADAVRRMKVRTNAETPLDARMARSFGAEGIGLCRTEHMFFDGARIVAMREMILADTEKDRRAALAKLLPMQRSDFLELFEIMAGLPVTIRLLDPPLHEFLPKTEAEIAEVAAVMNVSPDKLRQRTEALHEFNPMLGHRGCRLAVSYPEIAEMQARAIFEAAVEAGKKAGALVVPEIMVPLVGLVKELDYVKARIDAVAKSVMDESGVKIDYLTGTMIELPRAAIRAHVIAETAEFFSFGTNDLTQTTFGISRDDAASFLETYRQKGIIEQDPFVSLDIDGVGELVRMAAQKGRATRPSIKLGICGEHGGDPSSIRFCEEVGLDYVSCSPYRVPIARLAAAQAAVQAAKVGHG